The following proteins are co-located in the Xyrauchen texanus isolate HMW12.3.18 chromosome 43, RBS_HiC_50CHRs, whole genome shotgun sequence genome:
- the LOC127636213 gene encoding torsin-4A-like, with protein sequence MSDQDPTHRLTGDQMKEPKEYGTSVSQFSASVRAMVRIRQKYLAIKKRRAMESALSSMPPHTEPASPRKRKKRRKTRILYPSNTLRVVPTKERSRAKNCLFLLCIIVFLQVYNAIENLDDHMLKYDLDGLENTLKREVFGQQEVTEGILGHLQDYLSTYVHNKPLVLSLHGATGVGKSHVGRLLAQHFRSVVGDQLVMQYFVLHHCPTDDDIPRCTTALDTHISEMVTQAEEVEKIPLFIFDDVEHMPRELLDSLQDLIHPQNNNEYLNAIYILIGNLGHEEITKFVLNNSSVAVSGRLSLGQELTPWLRSYLQRYHSLFLDAEILPFTLLEKSHVMECFIDEMSQEGFYPDRQHVERLAEELSYYNVGKWELSHTGCRQVVAKVNLL encoded by the coding sequence ATGAGCGACCAAGACCCCACTCACAGGCTAACAGGGGACCAAATGAAGGAGCCGAAGGAATATGGCACAAGTGTTTCCCAGTTCTCTGCCAGCGTACGTGCCATGGTGCGAATTCGCCAGAAGTACCTGGCCATCAAGAAACGGCGAGCTATGGAGAGCGCTCTGAGCTCCATGCCTCCACACACAGAGCCTGCTTCTCCACGCAAACGCAAGAAAAGGAGGAAGACACGAATCTTGTATCCGAGCAACACTTTGAGAGTTGTTCCCACCAAAGAGCGGAGCCGAGCCAAGAACTGCCTGTTCCTCTTGTGCATCATTGTCTTTCTGCAGGTTTACAACGCCATCGAGAACCTAGATGACCACATGCTCAAGTACGACCTAGACGGACTTGAAAATACCCTGAAAAGGGAAGTGTTTGGACAACAGGAAGTGACCGAGGGCATTCTTGGGCATTTACAAGATTATTTGTCGACTTATGTTCACAATAAACCTTTGGTGTTGTCACTTCATGGAGCGACTGGAGTAGGGAAGAGCCACGTCGGTCGATTGTTGGCACAACATTTTCGTTCAGTGGTAGGCGACCAATTGGTAATGCAATACTTTGTGCTGCACCACTGCCCTACGGATGACGATATCCCACGCTGCACCACTGCTCTGGACACCCACATCTCTGAAATGGTCACTCAGGCTGAGGAAGTAGAGAAGATACCGCTCTTTATCTTCGATGATGTGGAACACATGCCCAGAGAGTTGCTTGACTCTTTGCAAGATCTGATACATCCCCAAAACAACAACGAATACTTAAATGCAATTTACATTCTCATTGGTAACTTGGGACATGAAGAAATCACCAAGTTTGTCCTTAATAACTCTAGTGTCGCCGTCTCGGGCCGATTGAGCTTGGGTCAAGAACTGACCCCTTGGTTGCGCAGCTACCTTCAGAGGTACCACTCATTATTCCTGGATGCCGAGATCCTACCCTTCACGCTTTTAGAGAAAAGCCACGTAATGGAATGTTTTATTGACGAGATGTCTCAAGAAGGATTCTACCCAGATCGCCAGCATGTAGAAAGACTAGCGGAAGAACTTTCATACTATAATGTTGGCAAGTGGGAATTATCGCACACAGGATGCAGGCAGGTTGTAGCAAAGGTTAACCTTCTCTAA